The following nucleotide sequence is from Nesterenkonia xinjiangensis.
CATGGACAATGAAGACCGTTCAGGCAGGCGCTGGAGAATGCGCCATCTGTTCCTCGGCTACCACCGTGACAGCGGTGGATCGCGATGGCTTACAGATGGTGAGATCTCGCGCGCGACCGTGCTCGCCTGGGACAGCGGGAGCGAGTACGCCAGCGCCGGTCAACTCGACCCCTGGGAGCTCCGTCCCTGAGTGAACCGCATGTAGGTCTTGTGGTGGCCGGCCTGGGGCTGGCTGGCAGGGTTGGTGTTGTCACCTGATCCCAGGCGTGACCCTTGAATCGCCTGACCTCCCCGGAGTGTCTTTCCCAGGATCTGTCCGTCTGGCTTCGGGAGTCAGATCGAGGCGCCGCAATAGCTGAGCGTTGAGGGCGACGACGACGGTGGAGACCGACATCAGGATTGCGCCGATGCTCATGGGTAGGACGAAACCGATCGGTGCCAGGACCCCGGCGGCCAAGGGGACAGCGGCAAGGTTGTAGCCGGCGGCCCACCACAGGTTCTGCTTCATCTTGCGGTAGCTCGCGCTGGAGAGTTCGAAGACTGAAAGGACCGAGCGTGGGTCAGAGGAGGCCAGGATGACTCCGGCGGAGCCGATGGCGACGTCGGTACCGGCACCGATCGCAATGCCGACGTCGGCCTGGGCCAGGGCGGGGGCGTCGTTGACACCGTCGCCGACCATGGCTACCTTGCGACCCTCGTCCTGAAGCTCGGCGACCTTGGCCGCTTTGTCTTCGGGTCGCACACCGGCGAAGACCCGGTCGATCCCGAGGTCCTTGGCGACGGTGTCGGCCACGGCTTGGGCGTCGCCGGTGATCATCACCACCTGCACGCCGCGGGCGTGAAGAGCGTCGACGGCGTCGCGGGATTCGGGGCGGATCTCATCGGCCAGCCGCAGGGCACCGATGACGTCCCCGTCGGCCAGGACGTGCAGGATGATCGCGCCCTCCTCGCGCCAGGCCTCGGCGACGCCCAGCTCGTCACGGTCGTGCTGTTCGAGCAGGTAGGGGCCTCCCACTGCGACCACCGTGCCGGATCCGTCGGAGGTGACAGTGGCCTTGACCCCGACTGCGGGAGAGGACGAGAAGTCCCCGGCCTTGGGCACGGAGAGGTCCTTATCGCGCGCGGCTCTGACGATCGCCCGGGCGAGCGGGTGCTCGCTGTCGGATTCGGCGGCAGCCGCCAATGCGAGGATCTCGTCGGCGTCACGGCTGCCCGCAGGGTCGACAGCGGTGACGGTGGGCTCGCCCTTGGTCAAAGTGCCGGTCTTGTCGAACAGCACCGAATCGACTGTCCGCATGGATTCAAGCGCGAGCCGGTCTTTGACGAGGACGCCGCCGCGGGCGGCGCGTTCGGTGGCGATAGACACCACGAGTGGGATCGCCAGGCCCAGGGCGTGCGGGCAGGCGATGACCAGGACGGTGATCGTGCGCACCACCGCGGCATCAGGCACGCCCAGCAAGGCCCAGACGATCGCGGTGATCGCCGCCGCGCCCAGGGCGAACCAGAACAGCCAGGCGGCCGCGGTATCGGCGATCCGCTGCGCCCGGGAGGAGGATGCTTGGGCGTCTGTGACGAGCTTCTGGATGCCGGCCAGGGCTGTGTCCTGACCGATCGCGGTGACCTCGACCCGCACCCCGGAGTCGGTCGCGACGGTCCCGGCGACGACGTGATCGCCGCTCTCGCGGCGGACGGGCTTGGACTCGCCGGTGACCATGGATTCATCCATGCTGGCGGAGCCGTCGACGATCTTCCCGTCGGCGGGGACCGAGGATCCAGGACGGACGATCACAACATCTCCGACCGCCAGGTCGGCCGGGGCGACCTTAATCACGCCATCACCCTCGACCTTCTCGGCCTCATCCGGCAGGAGAGCGGCCAGGGAGTCCAGCGCGGAAGTGGTCTGGGCCAGGGAGCGCATCTCGATCCAGTGGCCCAGTAGCATGATGACGACCAGCAGCGCCAGCTCCCACCAGAAGTTCAGCTCATGGTCCAGGATGTGCAGGGACGCGCCCCAGGAGGCGATGAAAGCCACTGTGATGGCCAGCCCGATCAGCAGCATCATGCCGGGCTTGCGGGAGCGGATCTCGTCAATCGCTCCGGTCAGGAACGGCCAGCCGCCCCAGAAGTAGATGACAGTGCCCAGGATCGGAGAGACCCACCACACCCACTCGGCCTTGGGTAGCTGGTATCCGACCAGGTGGGCGAACATCTCGTTGAACCCAACCACCGGGATGGCCAAGATGAGCATGATCCAGAACAGCCGGCGGAACTGGCCCACGTGATCACCATGCCCGCTGTGGCCTCCATGACCGGCATGGGCATCGTGCCCACTGTGCCCGTGATGATCGTCATGCCCGGGCGCGTGCTCGTTGTGAGCGCTGTGCTCGCCGCCTGGCCCGTGGCGGGTGTGGTCAGAGTCAGCGGCGAATTCTCTCGTGCTGTGGCCTGAACGGCCGGAATGGTCTCGGTGGTGGTTGGTCATGCTCTACTCGGCTTCCTGGTGTGCTTCGCTCCGGAGGCGGGGCGCTGCGTTGGGATGAGGGTCGATCAGAGCGAAGGATCGATCTCGCTCTCGGTGACCCACTTGTGATTGGTCATCGCCATCCCGTCGGATTCGAAATCGACGACGTACACGGTCTCCTGAGTCGAGGAGGCGATGGTGGCGGTGGCACCGTCCATCCCGCTCATGTGCTCCGCACCCAAGGTCACCTCGGTCCCATCGGCCAGGCGCTCCTGACCGACGTTCTGAAGCTCTTCGTGGACGACCCACCGATGGTCGAGGACCGGGTCACCGCCGGTGGTGGGGGTGTAGTTCACGGCGTAGGTGTAGGTGTCATAGGCACCGACTATGGTGGCGGTGGCGCCGTCCATGCCGGACATGTGGTCCGCGGTGAGCACCGCCTCGCTGCCGACAGGGTAGAGCGGGTCTGTTGCCTCGCTCATGCCCTGAGGCACCGGTCCACCATCGACGGGGTGGTCATGGCCATCATGGTCCTGACCAGCCTCGCCCTCAGTCGCAGTGTCGTCCGTGGTGTCGCCGTTGTCGCCGTTGTCGTGGTTGCCGTGATCCTGGGCGCCGGTGCTCTCATTGGTGTTGTCGCTGGCGCAGCCTGCCAGGACCAGCGTCGCGGTCAGCGCGCCGGCGGCCAAGGTTGTGGTGAGTGTTCGGGTCATGAGTGGTGTCCTTTCTGGGGTGTCGCGGGTGACGTCAGAATGGGAGCGAAACCGCGCTCGCGCAGGCGGCGGGTCAGGAAGCATCCGCGTACCGGTCGGGGTCGGCGTCGACCCACCAGTCGAGGTGTTCAGGTCCGGACCGACTCCTTCGTCTGGTTCTGAATGTCGGTGGGGTTGGTCGAGTCCGTGACAGAAGGGGCGGCGTGGGCAGCGCGGCCGGAGTGGGCATCTGCGCCAGCTGAGTGTCCGAACCGATGCGGGTGGCCCTCACGACTATCCGGTCGCCAGCGTGCACGGGGGCACCGGTGACGGCATCGCCGTCGGTGGCGATCTTCTCACCGGGCCGGACCACGAACTCATCCCCGACCGTCAGCTCCTCGATTGACATGCGCTCCTCGGCACTCTTGCCGCCCGGGCCATCGCGCAGAACGGGAAACTCTTTCGGCCCGAGTTCCAGCAGTGCACGCAGCGCGGCGCCGGTCTCACGCGTGGAGCGCCTCACGAAGTAGCGGCCCAGCAGAATGAAGGGGATGAACCCGGCTGCGATTGCCATGACCCACAACTCCTTCATCTATGTGCGACTCCTACGACATTATACCCCAAGGGGGTATATCTCAACCTGAAGCGGTGTCCTCGACTTCAACGAGTTCGCGGTCCGCTCCGGTGGACCTCACGTGACGTAGCCGGGTGGCCGCGATGAGCGCTGCCAGGGCAGCAATGACGGCCGAGGCGATCGCTGCCGGGTTCAATCCGGCGCTGAACGCCGTCTGGGTCGCGGCGAAGCCTTACTCGCAGAGCGGTCAGGGCATCAGCTGAACCTCCACCAGACCAGCCCCTGGTAGCTTGGCCTCACATCCCCTCAGAGGAGTCGCCGTGAATCTGGACACGATAGAGCGAGCCGAGAGTGACCTGCGGATGCGAGTCCGCGCCCGCCTGAACAGCCGGACCGCTGCGAAGGTGCTCAAGTCGATCGAAGCCGCGAAAGGTCCGCTTCCGAAGCATCTCAGGGCGCAGGCCGATGAATACGCCGCCGACGTGCTGGGC
It contains:
- a CDS encoding heavy metal translocating P-type ATPase, which translates into the protein MTNHHRDHSGRSGHSTREFAADSDHTRHGPGGEHSAHNEHAPGHDDHHGHSGHDAHAGHGGHSGHGDHVGQFRRLFWIMLILAIPVVGFNEMFAHLVGYQLPKAEWVWWVSPILGTVIYFWGGWPFLTGAIDEIRSRKPGMMLLIGLAITVAFIASWGASLHILDHELNFWWELALLVVIMLLGHWIEMRSLAQTTSALDSLAALLPDEAEKVEGDGVIKVAPADLAVGDVVIVRPGSSVPADGKIVDGSASMDESMVTGESKPVRRESGDHVVAGTVATDSGVRVEVTAIGQDTALAGIQKLVTDAQASSSRAQRIADTAAAWLFWFALGAAAITAIVWALLGVPDAAVVRTITVLVIACPHALGLAIPLVVSIATERAARGGVLVKDRLALESMRTVDSVLFDKTGTLTKGEPTVTAVDPAGSRDADEILALAAAAESDSEHPLARAIVRAARDKDLSVPKAGDFSSSPAVGVKATVTSDGSGTVVAVGGPYLLEQHDRDELGVAEAWREEGAIILHVLADGDVIGALRLADEIRPESRDAVDALHARGVQVVMITGDAQAVADTVAKDLGIDRVFAGVRPEDKAAKVAELQDEGRKVAMVGDGVNDAPALAQADVGIAIGAGTDVAIGSAGVILASSDPRSVLSVFELSSASYRKMKQNLWWAAGYNLAAVPLAAGVLAPIGFVLPMSIGAILMSVSTVVVALNAQLLRRLDLTPEARRTDPGKDTPGRSGDSRVTPGIR
- a CDS encoding YdhK family protein; its protein translation is MTRTLTTTLAAGALTATLVLAGCASDNTNESTGAQDHGNHDNGDNGDTTDDTATEGEAGQDHDGHDHPVDGGPVPQGMSEATDPLYPVGSEAVLTADHMSGMDGATATIVGAYDTYTYAVNYTPTTGGDPVLDHRWVVHEELQNVGQERLADGTEVTLGAEHMSGMDGATATIASSTQETVYVVDFESDGMAMTNHKWVTESEIDPSL